A genomic segment from Gossypium hirsutum isolate 1008001.06 chromosome D04, Gossypium_hirsutum_v2.1, whole genome shotgun sequence encodes:
- the LOC107948716 gene encoding cytokinin dehydrogenase 6: MHFLRNLIILFLICIAIKINLCVPTIPSSLKTLPIDGHFDFKQVHHAAKDFGNRYSFLPSAVLHPKSASDIATTVKHIWEMGPGSHLTVAARGHGHSLQGQAQAHRGVVINMESLQGPKMKVHTGNFPYVDVSGSELWINILHETLKHGLAPKSWTDYLHLTVGGTLSNAGISGQAFRHGPQISNVRQLEVVTGKGEVVNCSEKQNSDLFYSVLGGLGQFGIITRARISLEPAPKMVKWIRVLYTDFATFAKDQEMLISGESTFDYIEGFVIINRTGLLNNWRSSFNSNDSAQASHFKSDGRTLFCLELAKYFNPEEMAIVNQEIMTSLSQLNHIPSTLFQSQVPYIEFLDRVHISEIKLRSKGLWEVPHPWLNLLIPRSNIHIFAQQVFGNILTNTSNGPILIYPVNKSKWDNRTSVVLPEEDVFYLVAFLSSAAPSSTGSDGLEHILSQNKRILELCEIDGLGVKQYLPHYSTNGEWRSHFGPQWEAFVHRKSTYDPLAILAPGQRIFQKAAPLSL; the protein is encoded by the exons ATGCATTTCTTAAGGAACCTCATCATCTTATTCCTCATCTGCATAGCCATTAAAATCAACCTATGCGTTCCCACCATTCCTTCTTCACTGAAAACACTTCCCATTGATGGTCATTTCGATTTCAAACAAGTTCACCATGCAGCAAAAGATTTTGGCAATAGATATAGTTTCCTTCCTTCGGCTGTTCTACACCCCAAGTCAGCTTCTGATATTGCCACCACGGTAAAGCATATTTGGGAGATGGGTCCTGGTTCACACCTCACAGTTGCAGCTAGAGGGCATGGTCACTCACTCCAGGGCCAGGCACAAGCCCACCGAGGCGTTGTGATCAACATGGAATCGCTTCAAGGACCTAAAATGAAGGTTCACACTGGGAACTTCCCTTATGTGGATGTCTCTGGCAGTGAGCTATGGATTAATATCCTGCATGAAACCTTGAAACATGGGTTGGCACCAAAATCTTGGACGGACTACCTACATTTAACAGTTGGCGGTACTCTTTCCAACGCTGGGATCAGTGGACAGGCATTTCGGCATGGACCACAGATCAGTAATGTTCGCCAACTGGAAGTTGTTACAG GGAAAGGAGAAGTGGTAAATTGCTCAGAGAAGCAGAACAGTGATCTGTTTTACAGCGTTCTCGGAGGACTCGGTCAGTTCGGCATCATAACACGGGCGAGAATATCACTGGAACCAGCACCTAAAatg GTGAAATGGATTAGAGTGCTGTACACAGATTTTGCCACATTTGCCAAGGATCAAGAGATGTTAATATCTGGAGAAAGCACATTCGACTATATTGAAGGATTTGTGATAATAAACAGGACGGGACTCTTAAATAACTGGAGATCCTCCTTCAATTCGAATGACTCAGCGCAAGCCAGTCATTTCAAGTCAGATGGAAGAACTCTCTTCTGTCTAGAATTAGCAAAGTACTTCAACCCTGAAGAAATGGCTATAGTAAATCAG GAAATTATGACTTCGTTGTCTCAGCTAAACCATATTCCATCAACACTTTTTCAATCACAAGTTCCATACATTGAGTTTTTAGACAGGGTTCACATTTCCGAGATCAAACTCCGGTCTAAAGGCTTGTGGGAAGTTCCACATCCATGGCTCAATCTTCTCATCCCCAGAAGTAACATCCACATTTTTGCTCAACAAGTGTTTGGCAATATCCTTACAAATACAAGCAATGGCCCCATCCTTATCTACCCGGTGAACAAATCAAA ATGGGACAACAGAACTTCTGTGGTTTTACCAGAAGAAGATGTTTTCTATTTAGTGGCATTCCTTTCATCTGCAGCACCGTCTTCAACAGGAAGTGATGGCTTAGAGCACATCCTGAGTCAGAACAAAAGGATTTTAGAATTATGTGAGATAGATGGTCTTGGGGTAAAGCAATACCTGCCTCACTATTCTACAAATGGAGAATGGAGATCTCATTTTGGCCCACAATGGGAAGCTTTCGTCCACAGGAAATCCACTTACGACCCCTTGGCAATACTTGCTCCTGGCCAAAGAATATTTCAAAAAGCAGCCCCTCTCTCATTATAA